Part of the Phycisphaerales bacterium genome, GATCTTCTTGCCAGCGTCAGGAAGGCGTCCCGAGTCGGTCTTGGTCGAGATCGTGCCGGGCACGTCAAGGCCCGAGTCATCGTGGATGCCGCCGCGCGAATCGCTGACGGCGACGATCTTGTAGCCCGCCTCGTCGGCGAGCTTGGCGAAGTGCTGGCCGGCGTTGCCAAAGCCCTGGATCGCGATCGTGACGTCCTTGGGGTTCCACTCGCGCCGCTTCTCGAGCTCCTTCAGGCAGATGAAGCCGCCACGCCCGGTCGCATCGTTGCGGCCGAGCGAGCCGCCGCGGGCCACGGGCTTGCCGGTAATGACGCCCGGATAGCGGCCGCGCTTGATCGTGTCGAACTCGTCGCTCATCCAGCCCATGATGGTCGCGTTGGTGTACACGTCGGGGGCGGGTACGTCAATGTCCGGGCCCAGCACGTCGGCCATGCCGCGCATGTAGCCGCGGCTGAGTCCCTCGAGCTCACGCTGGCTCATCTCGCGCGGGTCCACGATCACGCCGCCCTTGCCGCCGCCGAGCGGGATGCCGACCGTGGCGCACTTGAAGGTCATCCAGAACGCCAGCGCCCGTACCTCGGCAGCCGACACGTCGGGGTGGTAGCGGATGCCGCCCTTGGCGGGCCCACGGACCGTGTTGTACCGGCAGCGGAAGCCGGTAAACACCTTGGTCGATCCGTCGTCCATCTTGACGGGGATGCCGACCTCGGTGAATCGCTCGGCGTGCTTGAGCCGCTCGACGGTTTCGGGCTTGGCCTTGCTGTGCTCGGCGGCGATCTCGAGGCGAGGCAGCGCCTCGTCGAGGAACACGTCGCTGCTCGAGTGCGTCTGCTCGGCTGTCAACACGTCGGGGCTCATGGGCTTCTCCTGGGGTTCGAGACTCTCGGCACGAGCACCGTGGCCGATCGTGCGTGAATCATTGCCCGCTCGCCGCTGGAGTTCCCGGGGGCCGATCGCCTCTGAAGCCCAGCCGCGTGTACGCCAGGGAAAAGCCGAGCCGGATGGCGTTCCGCTCGGTCGGGATGCCGGGATCGCACTCGATGACGGCAAGCCGACAGCCCTCCTCCACGCCCTGCTGCAGGCGACGCGCGATCAACGCACCCTGGATGCCCTTGCGCCGATAGGGCTCGCCCACCACCGCGCCCCACAGCGAGGCCAGCCGAACCGGCTCTTGGCCGTTGGCGGGCGCGAGCTCGATGACCTCCATGCCGCAGGTACCCGCGAGCTTGCCATCGACGTAGGCGCAGAAGCCGCGTGAGCGAGGGTGCGTCTGGCTCCGCTCGGCGGCCTCGAACTCGCCGGGCTGCGGCTCGGCTCCGGGCTCCGAGAAACCCAGCACCCGATGGCGGACGAGCGCCTCCAGGCTCGCCTCGTCGGCTTCGTCGAGCGGCTCAATGCGAACGTCCGGCAGGGCGGGCTGCTGCACCGGACGCTCGAGATCGCGTGCATACACGCGCTCGGCTTGCTCCAGCGCGAGCCCGTCGCGGGCCATCGCGGCGAAGGCATCCTCGCCCGAGAGATCGGTCAGATCGATGCTCGGCCGAACGCCACGCGACCGCAGGAACGCCGAGATGCGTCGGACGCCTGCATCGGTGATCGGTGAATCGAGGCCGCAGCCGATCGCCTGGCAGAGCCAGTCGACGCCCTGCTTGAACGCAACGACGCCGCCGCCTTCGGCTTGTGGGATCTTCTCGTGCTCGTCAGAGAGTTCGGCGATGACCGCCTGCTGCCGTCGCTCATTGAGCAGCATCACCATCTTGGATTCAGGCTGGCTCCCCATGGAGCAAGGCTACGGCGCGGCGATGCGAGAAAACGCCGGACGCGAACGCCAAGGAGAGAGCGTTCGCGTCCGGCATGCTGGGGGGGCTTGAGAGATGCGTGCTCAGCAGCCGCCGGCGAAGGCGTTCTGGAAGCACAGGAAGTCGAAGAGGGTCAGGGCGCCGTCGCCGTCGCAGTCGGCGGTGGCGTCGCCGGTGGCAAAGGCGTTCTGGAAGGCGAGGAAGTCGAAGATGTTCAGGACGCCGTCGCCGTCGAAGTCGGCGTAGCACGACGTGGTGTCTTCGAAGGTAAAGGCGCCGGTCACTGAACCGATGCCGGTAGTCGGATCAACCGCCCAGCGGCCCTCGAACGTGATGTGGTTCGAGCGGTTGCCGCGGATCTCACCGGTGCCCAGCACCGTGATCACGACCTGGTCGTCGCGGATGGGCGGGCTGAGCTCGATGACCACGTCCGCCCCGGGAGGCGCCGGAGGCGCGCCGGGATCGGA contains:
- a CDS encoding Glu/Leu/Phe/Val dehydrogenase; translated protein: MSPDVLTAEQTHSSSDVFLDEALPRLEIAAEHSKAKPETVERLKHAERFTEVGIPVKMDDGSTKVFTGFRCRYNTVRGPAKGGIRYHPDVSAAEVRALAFWMTFKCATVGIPLGGGKGGVIVDPREMSQRELEGLSRGYMRGMADVLGPDIDVPAPDVYTNATIMGWMSDEFDTIKRGRYPGVITGKPVARGGSLGRNDATGRGGFICLKELEKRREWNPKDVTIAIQGFGNAGQHFAKLADEAGYKIVAVSDSRGGIHDDSGLDVPGTISTKTDSGRLPDAGKKISNEELLELDVDVLVPAALENAVHEENARNVKAKVLIELANGPLTKEADEILAESEALVIPDILANAGGVTVSYFEWCQNISGYYWDLDTVHQRLGEIMSKAFGDVYDLMESENIPMRTACYAHALNKLAEAME
- a CDS encoding GNAT family N-acetyltransferase: MGSQPESKMVMLLNERRQQAVIAELSDEHEKIPQAEGGGVVAFKQGVDWLCQAIGCGLDSPITDAGVRRISAFLRSRGVRPSIDLTDLSGEDAFAAMARDGLALEQAERVYARDLERPVQQPALPDVRIEPLDEADEASLEALVRHRVLGFSEPGAEPQPGEFEAAERSQTHPRSRGFCAYVDGKLAGTCGMEVIELAPANGQEPVRLASLWGAVVGEPYRRKGIQGALIARRLQQGVEEGCRLAVIECDPGIPTERNAIRLGFSLAYTRLGFRGDRPPGTPAASGQ